Part of the Candidatus Rokuibacteriota bacterium genome, CGCCACCCGCACCAGCATGACGCCGGGGGCGAGCTTGGCGAGCCCCTTGCCGAGGAAATCATCGGGCAGCAGCCAGCCGGCCGAGCCCACGCGAGGCGGGGACTGGAGGGTCACGGGGGCGCCCAGCAGCGTGATGCGCGACTGGTTCTGGGTGAAGGAGGCCGAGCGCGAGCCCACGGTGAGCGTTCCGCGCGAGCCCTTGACCTTCCACGTGCCCTTGAGGAGCGCCGCGAGCCGCTCGGCGGAGACGTACACGCCTCCCTCGCCCAGGGCCGTCTGGGTGAGGGAGCCGAGGGCACCGCTCTTGGACCTGAGCTCGATGGTGGCCGGGCGCGCCGCCTCCGTCGCTCCGGACCACATCGCCAGGAGCGCCGCGCACAGCAGCCATCCGCTCATCCGGTATCGCATCAGCCCTGGTCTCTGCGGTACGGGACATTGTATCAACCGGGCCCGGGGCGACGAAGCTTTCCGCCGCGGGGCTGCCAGGCGATCCCCACGGCCTGCGCGACGCCGGAGGCGCCCGCGGGATGGCCGCCCTTCCCCAGAGCGATGTGGACCCGCGCGGGAGGCGTGGATCACCCCGCGGCCCCGGCAGCGGCAGGCGGAGAGTGCCCGCTGCTCGCCCTCAGAATCCCTCCATGCCGCCGCTCACGTGGAGCACCTGGCGGGTGATGTACTTCGAGACTTCTGGATGAGCGCGTCGCGGAAGTCCCCCGCATTGTTGACGAGGATGTCCACCGTCCCCCATGCGGCGACGGCCCGCGCCATCATGGCCCTCACCTCGTCCGTCCGCGTCACGTCGGCCTCATGGGCCAGTGCCTCGCCTCCCTGCCTCCGCACCAGCCCCACCGTCTCCTCGGCCCGGGCCCCCGCCCTGTCATTGACGAGCATCCGCGCCCCCGCCCCCGCGAGACAGAGCGCCATGCCCCTCCCCAGATCGCCGCCAGCCCCGGTGATCACCGCCACCTTCCCATCCACTCTCACGGTGTCACTCCTCGACGGGCATGGTCACGGGCTCGCCTGCGCCATAGAAGTACGCCCCGCGCCCGGCGGCCCCGCCGACCACGGCGATCTCGAAGCACTCGGGGGTCTCCACCACCGGCAGCGCCAGGTCGGGATGGTCGGCCAGCCAGGCCAGCTCCGGGTGGGCGGCCTCCATGGCCTTGGGCTCCTTGTTGAGCATGAGCGTCCTGAACGGCAGCCTGGCCGCGCGGTAGAGCGCCTGCTGAAGCTCCCGCCGCCCCCACCCCGCCCGGGCGAAGAGCTGGGCGTGCTCCGGGCAGATGAACAGGGTGTTGTGCTCTTTCTCCTCGGTCTTGTAGCGCGGATCGGCCCGCCGGCCGATGAGCCAGAGCGCAGTACCCACCTGCGCCACGTTGGTGGCCGCGGTGGCGAAGACCGCCACGAGGTCCTCGGGCGTCGTGCTCCTGAAGTCGTGGAGCTCGCAGATCCCGTAGACGAAGTGCACGGTGACGCTGCTCTGCTCGCGGGACATGCCCCTCGTGACGTGGTACGGCTCCCAGGGGCTCCCGGCCTGGTTCTCGGCGCAGCAGAGGCTGTACTTCAGCGGCGAGCCGATGGTGTCCATGTCCGAGACGCCCACGTAGGTGTGCCCCACGTTCATCATCGTGAGCCTCACGGCCCGCCCCAGCACCGTGTTGCTGGCCGACGGCGCCCCCGGCCCGAGCGCACACATGCCCGAGTTGAGCCCGGCCAGATGCGCCCGCGGCCCATTGACCAGCACCAGCGGGGCATGCGGCCCCGTGGACATGGCCTTGTTCCGGATGTACATCTTCGGCTCCGCAAGGCACTTCACCGCGGCGATGAGGAGCGGCAGATGCACGGGCGCGCAGCCCGCCATGACGGCGTTCACGGCGAGCTTCTCGACCGTGGCGATGCCGAAGCCGGGCTCGAGGGTCGCGATGACCTCGGCGGGGTCACGTGTCGTGCCGCGGAGCATGGCCTCCACGGCGCGCGGCGTGGGCGCCACCAGCGGGAAGGCGTCACTCCAGCCGCGGGCGAGGAAGTCGCGGTTCATCCCCTCCCAGGCCTCGAGGAGATCGCCCCCCTCGTAGACGAGCCGCTCCTCGCCCTGCGGCCGGGCCTCCTCGGCCCAGGCCTCCACCGGGGCCGTCAGCCCCGCGACCACCTGCTCGACGGCGGCCCCGGCCATCCGGTGGACGTCCTCTGGCCGCTGATTGGTGAAGGGCAGCGGCACCACGGCCAGCGGCAGCCCCGAGAGCCCGAAGGAGAGCGCGCTGCGCCGGGCGTCGGCGACGAAGTGCTCGGCGGTGAAGATGACGGTGGGCACGCCCCGCCGCTCCAGCTCGACCATGTCGTGGACACCCCACGACGTGCAGGACCCTCAGTCGTTGGTAGTGCCGACGACGGCCTGCACCTCCGAGGCGATGCGGTCGGCGTCCTCCGCCGTGCAGTGGCGCATGAGCCAGCCCACGGAGCCCGTGTAGCGGCGGAAGTTGATTCCGGGGAAGCGGGCGGCGAGGAGTGCCTCGGTCCTGTCCAGGGCGGCATCCCCCCCGGCCTTCATGTTCCAGTAGAGTCCCACCGTCGCCCCCGCGAGATCCCGGAGGCGGGCGGCCGGCTTCACCGAGTGCTGGACCGTGCGGGCAACAGGGTTCTGGATCTCCAGTCGGGCCATGGCACGCTCCTCCCTGTGGTGAGAGTGGCGCCGATGATCCGCCCGAACGCCCGCGCCTGTCAACCGGCCGGGAGCGGCGCCCCGGGCGGGGGAGCGCCCTCGACGAGGTGTGACAGGTCAGGCATCCCTTGTCCGTCGCCACCTTCCAGCCTTTCGGGATGCTGCCCGGTCCGGGGATTGCCGGGCTCGTCTCCCCGTCACGGGCGCGCCCGGGAAGATTGACGGTCGGGCCGGCGAGGGGCATACTTGTCTTGCAAGTATTACAGGGAGGTGCGTGAGATGCCCGTGTCGGTATCGGTTCGGCTTCCGGACAAGACCGCGCAGGCCCTGGACGACCTTGCCAGCGCCACAGACCGCCCGCGGACCTATCTGATCGTGAGAGCGCTCGAGGCGTATCTGGCGGATCACGCCGACTACCAGGTTGCGCTCGACCGGCTGCGGGACAAGGACGATCCGGTAATCTCCTCCGGGGAGCTCCGACGGCGCCTTGGCCGCAAGGATTGAGTACAAGGCGTCAGTCGCGAAGGACCTGCGGAAGCTCGATCGCGCCGAGGCGATTGGGGCCGTGAGCAGGCTCGAGCGGGTCCTGGCGGCCGAGGGGCTCCGGGGCGAGGCGCTCTCCGGGGAGTTCGCCGGCAGGCTGAGGATCGGGGACCTCCGCGTGATCTACGCGAGAACCGACGAGGGCTACCTCGTCCTCCGGATCGGGCACCGTCGCGACGTGTATCGAAGGGGGCGACCAGCCGAGTGACGGATCCGCCCCTACCTGGGGGTGAATGGCACGGGGATCCCCAGGCGGGACTCAGACCTGGCGGGGCGCCTGGGCAAGCGGCCCGGCGGCACCGCGACGGCGCGCAAGGGGAAAGAGCCTCGACGGGCGGCTTGACGGGTCCGTCGGCCGCGCTGTATCAGGGGAGGTGGCGCCCGCGCGGGCCGCCTGGATTCAGCCCTCGGGAGGGGTCATGCCGGACGATCCAACGCAGGCGGCCATCCAGCGCGAGGAGGCCGGCCTCGATGCAGCCTCGCTCAAGCGCTCGCTCGTCAACCACCTCGTCTACTCGGTGGGCAAGGACTCCATCACCGCCACCACGCGCGACTGGTTCTATGCCGCGGCCTACATGACGCGCGATCGCCTCATCGAGCGGTGGATGGAGACCATGCGCAGCTACTACCGCCGCGACGCCAAGCGGGTCTACTACCTCTCCATGGAGTTCCTCATGGGGCGCACGCTGATGAACAGTCTGCTCAACCTGGGCTTCGCCGAGGAGTGCCGCCAGGCGCTCGCGGAGATCGGCCTCGACCTGCAGCAGGTGCGCGAGGTCGAGCACGAGGCCGCGCTCGGCAACGGCGGCCTCGGGCGGCTGGCGGCGTGCTTCCTCGACTCCATGGCGACGCTCGACCTGCCCGGCTACGGCTTTGGCATCCGCTACGAGTACGGGATGTTCGCGCAGCGCATCGAGGGCGGCTGGCAGGTGGAGCACCCCGACAACTGGCTGCGCTACGGCAACCCCTGGGAGTTCCCGCGCCCGGAAGTCCTGTACCCGGTCAAGTTCCACGGACGCGTGCTGCAGTACGCCGACGCGGAGGGCCGCCTGCGCCACCAGTGGGTGGATACCGATGACGTGATGGCGATGGCCTACGATACCCCCATTCCCGGCTACGCGACCCACACCGTCAACAACATGCGGCTCTGGGCAGCCAAGGCGACGCGCGATTTCGACCTCCACTACTTCAACGAGGGCAACTACATCAAGTCCGTGCAGGCCAAGAACGAGTCGGAGAACCTGTCCAAGGTGCTCTACCCCGACGACACCACGGCGATGGGGCGCGAGCTGCGCCTCAAGCAGCAGTACTTCTTCGTCTCCGCCTCGTTGCAGGACATCGTCTACCGCTACCGGAAGTTCCACGAGCGCTTCGACGAGCTGCCGGACAAGGTCGCCATCCAGCTCAACGACACTCACCCGTCCATCGCCATCGCCGAGCTGATGCGCATCCTGGTGGACCTGCATCACCTGGAGTGGGACGCCGCGTGGGACATCACCGCACGCACGTTCTCCTACACCAACCACACGCTCATGCCGGAGGCGCTGGAGACCTGGCCGGTCGGCCTCCTCGAGAGCATGCTGCCGCGCCATCTGCAGATCATCTACGAGATCAACCATCGCTTCCTCAGGGCCGTGATGCACCAGTATCCCGGCGACACCGAGGTGCTGCGCCGCATGTCCATCGTGGACGAGAGCGGCGGCCGGCACATCCGCATGGCGCACCTCGCCATCGTCGGCAGCCACAGGGTAAACGGCGTGGCGCAGATCCACACCGACCTCATGAAGCGGACCATCTTCGGCGACTTCGACCGCTTCTATCCCGGCAAGATCGTCAACGTGACCAACGGCATCACGCCGCGTCGCTGGCTGAACCAGGCCAACCCGCGCCTGGCCGCGCTGATCACCTCGCGCATCGGCCACGGCTGGGTGAAGGACCTCGGCCAGCTGAAGCACCTCCTGCCGCTGGCCGATGACGCCGTCTTCCGCGCGGAGTTCCGCGCGGTCAAGCGCGCCAACAAGGAGCGCCTGGCCGCCCTGCTGAGAGAGCGGTGCGGCATCGAGGTCAGCGCGGACTCGCTGTTCGACGTGCAGGTCAAGCGGATCCACGAGTACAAGCGGCAGCTCCTCAACCTGCTGCATGTGGTCACCCTGTACAACCGCCTGCGGGGCGAGCCATCCGACGCCCCCCCCGCGCGCACGGTGATCTTCGGCGGCAAGGCGGCGCCCGCCTACGCCATGGCCAAGCTGATCATCAAGCTCATCAACGACGTGGCCGACATCGTCAACAACGACCCGCGCGTCGGCGGCCGGCTGAAGGTGGCGTTCGTGCCCAACTACGACGTCTCGACCGCCGAGGACATCATCCCCGCAGCGGATCTCTCCGAGCAGATCTCCACCGCGGGCACCGAGGCCTCCGGCACCGGCAACATGAAGCTGGCGCTCAATGGCGCGCTCACCATCGGCACGCTCGACGGCGCCAACATCGAGATCCGCAACGAGGTGGGGCAGGACAACATCTTCATCTTCGGGCTCGGCGCGGAGGACGTCCAACGCCTGCGCTCCAGCGGCTACCGCCCGCTGGACGTGTACGAGGCCCAGCCGGAATTGAAGCAGGTGCTCGACATGATCGCCTCGGGCTACTTCTCGCCGGACGAGCCCACGCGCTTTCGGCCGCTGGTGGACGCGCTACTTCACGGCGACCACTACCTCCTGCTGGCCGATTACGCCTCCTACCTCGGCTGCCAGCGGGAGGTCGAGGCGACCTACCGCGACCAGGAGCGCTGGGTCCGCAAGACGATCGCCAACGTCGCGAGCATGGAGAGATTCTCCAGCGACCGCAGCGTGCGGCAGTACGCCGCGGAGATCTGGCACACGAAACCCGTGGCACGGCCGGGCGGCGCGGGCACGCCCTCGCCGGTGGCGTGACCGGCCGCGGCCGGACCGCCCCCGCCGCCGCGACCCAGGATGACCACGAGGAGGCGAAAGAGCGAGAGGCCCGCACCGATTCTCGGTGCGGGCCTCGGATATGGTGGAGGCGGTGGGCATCGAACCCACGTCCGGAAACCCTCGGCGGCAGGCATCTACATCCGTGGCCGGCTTACTTCCGCTCTCGCCGCCCGCCCCTCCAGCCGGCGGGATTGTCGGGCGGCCAGCCCCTGCGGATCTCGCCCCTCACCCCGGGGCGGGGCTCGGAGCCAGTCACCAGAGTATGACGTCCTTGACCGGGCCCTGATGACTCGACCCGGAGGACGCTGGCGGGTGTTAGGCCGCCAGGGCTAGCTGTGTGTTGGCAGCTAGTACTGTGCCCCCGGTTTTACGAGGAGAGAGCACCTCGGGATGCCGCCTGCACCTCACTGATCCCCGTCGAAACCAGTCGCCCCCTTACCTGGGGCGGGCACCCGGGCTGTCGCCCGCCCATCTTGTTCACCTGGGGTGGGCGCCCGGGCTTCGCCACGCCCACCCCCGCCGGTATCCCGCTCCGTGCGAGATCCCCTGGCGCGATCTCAGTCGCCGTCAACCCTGGTGTGTCAGCCGCGACTGTGCGTTCTTGCTTCCTTGGCCATCTCGCGCTTGACCTCGCGCTCGCGGATGGCGGCGCGCTTGTCGTGGAGCTTCTTGCCGCGCGCGAGCCCGATCTCGAGCTTCGCGCGCCCCTCTTTGAAGTATAGACGAAGGGGGACCAGCGTCAACCCGCGTTCGGCCACCTTCCCCGTGAGCCGCGTGATCTCCCGTCGGTGCAGCAAGAGCTTCCGCGGCCGCTCCGGGTCGTGGTTGGCATCCGTGCCGTGGTGATAGGGGGCGATGTGACAGCCGAAGAGCCAGGCCTCGTCCCGCTGGATGCCGGCGTAGGAATCCTTGAAGTTGACCTCGCCCTCGCGCAGCGACTTCACCTCGGTGCCCCTGAGAGCCAGTCCCGCCTCGTAGGTCTCGAGGATGTCGAAGTCGTGGCGGGCCTTCCGGTTGGTGGCGATGAGCTTCTCGGCGGCCATCGAGCCCCCTTGACTTCACGGGTCGGGTCGGTATGCTAATGGTCCTGTTCGGGCCGAAGTGGCGGAATTGGCAGACGCGCATGATTCAGGGTCATGTGCCCGCAAGGGTGTGGGGGTTCGAGTCCCCCCTTCGGCACCACCGATAATCAACGGCTGACCCCGGCGGCTCCCTCCAAAGTGTACCTCGGCCCTGGCCTCGTGTGCTGAGCTTGCTGATGACGTGCGCGCGCAGCTCGAGCTCCTCGCCCGCCGCGTGCCGGTGGGCCTGCCCCTGGTGGTGACGCTGATCGGCGCCGTCCTGGCGCGCGCCGCGGGCATCGTCCGCGTCCCCATCTCGGTCGAATGACGGTATCATCGGCAGGGCCGGAGGGGGTGTCGAGCCATCGGCGGCGAGGGACCGCTCGGGCCAGGG contains:
- a CDS encoding type II toxin-antitoxin system RelE/ParE family toxin; translation: MAARIEYKASVAKDLRKLDRAEAIGAVSRLERVLAAEGLRGEALSGEFAGRLRIGDLRVIYARTDEGYLVLRIGHRRDVYRRGRPAE
- a CDS encoding glycogen/starch/alpha-glucan phosphorylase — translated: MPDDPTQAAIQREEAGLDAASLKRSLVNHLVYSVGKDSITATTRDWFYAAAYMTRDRLIERWMETMRSYYRRDAKRVYYLSMEFLMGRTLMNSLLNLGFAEECRQALAEIGLDLQQVREVEHEAALGNGGLGRLAACFLDSMATLDLPGYGFGIRYEYGMFAQRIEGGWQVEHPDNWLRYGNPWEFPRPEVLYPVKFHGRVLQYADAEGRLRHQWVDTDDVMAMAYDTPIPGYATHTVNNMRLWAAKATRDFDLHYFNEGNYIKSVQAKNESENLSKVLYPDDTTAMGRELRLKQQYFFVSASLQDIVYRYRKFHERFDELPDKVAIQLNDTHPSIAIAELMRILVDLHHLEWDAAWDITARTFSYTNHTLMPEALETWPVGLLESMLPRHLQIIYEINHRFLRAVMHQYPGDTEVLRRMSIVDESGGRHIRMAHLAIVGSHRVNGVAQIHTDLMKRTIFGDFDRFYPGKIVNVTNGITPRRWLNQANPRLAALITSRIGHGWVKDLGQLKHLLPLADDAVFRAEFRAVKRANKERLAALLRERCGIEVSADSLFDVQVKRIHEYKRQLLNLLHVVTLYNRLRGEPSDAPPARTVIFGGKAAPAYAMAKLIIKLINDVADIVNNDPRVGGRLKVAFVPNYDVSTAEDIIPAADLSEQISTAGTEASGTGNMKLALNGALTIGTLDGANIEIRNEVGQDNIFIFGLGAEDVQRLRSSGYRPLDVYEAQPELKQVLDMIASGYFSPDEPTRFRPLVDALLHGDHYLLLADYASYLGCQREVEATYRDQERWVRKTIANVASMERFSSDRSVRQYAAEIWHTKPVARPGGAGTPSPVA
- a CDS encoding ribbon-helix-helix protein, CopG family; the encoded protein is MPVSVSVRLPDKTAQALDDLASATDRPRTYLIVRALEAYLADHADYQVALDRLRDKDDPVISSGELRRRLGRKD
- a CDS encoding SDR family NAD(P)-dependent oxidoreductase; translated protein: MRVDGKVAVITGAGGDLGRGMALCLAGAGARMLVNDRAGARAEETVGLVRRQGGEALAHEADVTRTDEVRAMMARAVAAWGTVDILVNNAGDFRDALIQKSRSTSPARCST
- the smpB gene encoding SsrA-binding protein SmpB, with product MAAEKLIATNRKARHDFDILETYEAGLALRGTEVKSLREGEVNFKDSYAGIQRDEAWLFGCHIAPYHHGTDANHDPERPRKLLLHRREITRLTGKVAERGLTLVPLRLYFKEGRAKLEIGLARGKKLHDKRAAIREREVKREMAKEARTHSRG